In Candidatus Baltobacteraceae bacterium, one genomic interval encodes:
- a CDS encoding trypsin-like peptidase domain-containing protein produces the protein MPTVIVGLVGAIIGSFVMMLYASTHFPDIAGPNHTPPAVAAAPLTGVSDQDRIVSAVKRTKASVVAITEQVNGQEVVPIDPLIQQFFGQQGPGVVQHYKGQASGSGFVYDDRGDIVTNAHVVNPPSNAKLSNLTVIFANGDHVPAHVVAMNIGADLAIIRVDNYRKLPPPLHLADSDKLEQGQWAIAIGEPYELQQTVTLGVVSAFNRKEEVQAEGGGAGYFDFTGLLQTSAPINPGNSGGPLIDMDGSVIGVNQLTDEAAQGIGFAIPSNTVKRVIPQLLSNPGVHQGTDTGFAGFAPADLTPGLRNQIGYNGRGGLAVVEVEPGTPADKAGLEPGDVILQADGKAFNTAAALRKYIGSKKPGDVLRLDVWSQGVKKFVAITLEERPAEQPGQPQQQP, from the coding sequence TTGCCCACGGTCATCGTCGGTTTGGTGGGCGCAATCATCGGCAGCTTCGTGATGATGCTCTACGCGAGCACGCACTTCCCCGACATCGCCGGGCCGAATCATACGCCGCCGGCCGTCGCTGCTGCTCCGCTGACCGGCGTGAGCGATCAAGACCGGATCGTGAGCGCGGTCAAGCGCACCAAGGCTTCGGTGGTTGCAATCACCGAGCAGGTCAACGGTCAGGAGGTCGTCCCGATCGACCCGCTGATTCAGCAGTTCTTCGGGCAGCAAGGACCGGGCGTCGTCCAACACTATAAGGGCCAGGCCTCCGGCTCGGGCTTCGTGTACGACGACCGCGGCGACATCGTCACCAATGCGCACGTCGTGAACCCGCCGAGCAATGCAAAGCTTTCGAACCTGACCGTGATCTTTGCCAACGGCGACCATGTGCCGGCGCACGTCGTGGCGATGAATATCGGGGCCGATCTGGCGATCATCCGGGTAGACAACTACCGCAAGCTGCCGCCCCCGCTCCACCTGGCCGATTCGGACAAACTCGAGCAGGGCCAGTGGGCGATCGCGATCGGCGAACCGTACGAACTGCAGCAGACGGTAACGCTGGGCGTGGTGTCCGCCTTCAACCGCAAAGAGGAGGTCCAGGCCGAGGGCGGCGGAGCCGGCTACTTCGACTTCACCGGCCTGCTCCAGACCTCGGCGCCGATCAACCCCGGCAACTCGGGTGGCCCGCTCATCGACATGGACGGCAGCGTGATCGGCGTGAACCAGCTCACCGACGAGGCTGCACAGGGCATCGGGTTCGCGATTCCCTCCAATACGGTGAAGAGGGTCATCCCGCAGCTTCTGAGCAACCCGGGCGTCCACCAAGGGACCGATACCGGTTTTGCCGGGTTCGCCCCGGCCGATCTGACGCCGGGATTGCGCAACCAGATCGGCTACAACGGCCGGGGCGGCCTGGCGGTAGTCGAAGTCGAGCCCGGCACGCCCGCCGATAAGGCCGGACTCGAACCGGGCGACGTGATCCTCCAGGCCGACGGCAAGGCGTTCAACACTGCCGCCGCGCTGCGCAAGTACATCGGCAGCAAGAAGCCGGGCGACGTGTTGCGGCTGGACGTCTGGTCCCAGGGGGTAAAAAAGTTCGTCGCGATCACGCTCGAGGAACGCCCGGCCGAGCAACCCGGCCAGCCCCAGCAGCAGCCCTGA
- a CDS encoding ABC transporter ATP-binding protein, protein MSEGMPLAIELQRITKTYEMGSLEVQALRGIDLRVQRGEYVAIMGPSGSGKSTLMNLVGCLDRPSSGTYHLDGEDVSHLDDNALAAIRLRKLGFVFQGFNLLARTDALKNVGLPLFYAGVGARERARRAMTTLEEVGLADRAHHKPSELSGGQQQRVAIARALVNNPAVLLADEPTGNLDTKTSAGLMALFDQLHQGGRTIIMVTHDENVARNARRIVRLLDGLVVADESTASPRSFTGK, encoded by the coding sequence ATGAGTGAGGGGATGCCGCTCGCCATCGAGCTGCAGCGTATCACGAAAACCTACGAGATGGGTTCGCTCGAAGTACAAGCGCTGCGCGGCATCGATCTGCGCGTTCAGCGCGGCGAATACGTCGCGATCATGGGTCCGTCGGGCTCCGGAAAGTCGACGCTGATGAATCTGGTCGGCTGTCTCGACCGTCCGAGCAGCGGCACGTATCATCTGGACGGAGAGGACGTTTCGCACCTCGACGATAACGCGCTGGCGGCGATCCGCTTGCGCAAACTCGGGTTCGTGTTTCAAGGGTTCAACCTTCTGGCGCGAACCGACGCGCTCAAAAACGTCGGCCTCCCGCTCTTTTATGCGGGGGTGGGGGCGCGCGAGCGCGCGCGGCGCGCGATGACGACGCTCGAGGAGGTTGGACTGGCGGACCGCGCGCACCACAAACCCAGCGAACTCTCAGGCGGCCAGCAGCAGCGCGTCGCGATCGCCCGTGCGCTGGTCAACAACCCGGCGGTCCTTTTAGCCGACGAGCCGACGGGGAACCTTGACACCAAGACCAGTGCCGGCCTGATGGCCCTTTTCGACCAGTTACACCAAGGCGGGCGGACGATCATCATGGTGACGCACGATGAGAACGTGGCCCGTAACGCACGCCGGATCGTGCGGCTGCTCGACGGACTGGTCGTCGCCGACGAGAGCACGGCAAGCCCTCGCTCTTTTACCGGCAAGTGA
- a CDS encoding ABC transporter permease, whose protein sequence is MYFDEAIRVLLANKARTFLTIIGLIIGVFAVISIEVLGHSMAGSIDESLGALADNSFIIFPGSFQRDFTKAALRLSDLSAIVAEVPNITAAVPVGGTRVLMRHDHNLGNLILFSDSSDPFARQPLAYGRNLSPDEISNDADVCVINWKTYQRLFPEGGDPTGESLYAGPYRYVIVGVLAQPRQGAINATFGGDVAIPYTTYLRKYVHGNRIFAARFTVANSDTMSATEVAVIDKIRALRQVGGNVRYQTFDKAQFTQRVNGIFGGITLVVALIGAVSLLVAGIGVMNIMLVSIAERTREIGTRKAIGARRGQILWQFLIEAALMSSLGCFIGMAAGLIVGGTINQLYIVKLTGYTASPPYVQALLITLSFAAVVTFAFGLYPAYRAASLDPIEALRYE, encoded by the coding sequence ATGTATTTCGATGAGGCGATTCGCGTGCTGCTCGCGAATAAAGCGCGAACGTTCCTCACGATCATCGGGCTGATCATCGGTGTGTTCGCCGTCATTTCGATCGAAGTGCTGGGCCACAGCATGGCGGGATCGATCGACGAATCCCTCGGCGCATTGGCCGACAATAGCTTCATCATCTTTCCTGGCTCGTTCCAGCGCGACTTCACAAAGGCGGCGCTGCGGCTCTCGGACTTGAGCGCGATCGTGGCCGAGGTCCCCAACATTACCGCGGCCGTACCCGTGGGCGGAACTCGCGTCCTGATGCGGCACGATCACAACCTCGGGAACCTCATCCTGTTCAGTGACTCGAGCGATCCGTTCGCGCGGCAGCCGCTCGCCTACGGCCGCAATTTGAGCCCCGACGAGATCTCGAATGACGCCGATGTCTGCGTCATCAACTGGAAGACCTATCAGCGCCTCTTCCCCGAGGGCGGCGATCCCACCGGAGAGAGCCTTTACGCGGGACCGTATCGCTACGTGATCGTCGGCGTGCTCGCGCAGCCTCGTCAAGGCGCGATCAACGCAACGTTCGGCGGCGACGTCGCGATCCCGTACACGACGTATCTGCGCAAGTACGTGCACGGAAACCGAATCTTCGCCGCGCGCTTCACGGTCGCGAACAGCGACACGATGAGCGCGACGGAAGTCGCGGTGATCGACAAGATCCGCGCGTTGCGTCAGGTTGGCGGAAACGTTCGCTATCAAACCTTCGACAAGGCGCAGTTCACGCAGCGCGTCAACGGGATATTCGGCGGCATCACCTTGGTGGTCGCGCTGATCGGAGCCGTTTCGCTGCTCGTCGCCGGCATCGGCGTAATGAACATCATGCTCGTTTCCATCGCCGAGCGAACGCGAGAGATCGGGACGCGAAAGGCGATCGGAGCGCGCCGAGGCCAGATCTTGTGGCAATTCCTGATCGAGGCAGCCCTGATGAGCAGTCTCGGATGCTTCATCGGAATGGCCGCCGGCCTCATCGTCGGCGGCACGATCAACCAACTCTATATCGTAAAGCTCACCGGATACACCGCGTCGCCGCCGTACGTTCAAGCCCTCTTGATCACACTGAGTTTCGCCGCGGTCGTGACGTTCGCATTCGGGCTGTACCCGGCGTACCGTGCCGCGTCGCTCGATCCGATCGAGGCACTTCGGTATGAGTGA